One Thermococcus alcaliphilus DNA window includes the following coding sequences:
- a CDS encoding protein translocase subunit SecF, with translation MLENTLKKLATADPKKMITYPLIVFLVALLILVIHFPTLGTDLKGGVVITIHGGNADAKDVESLLKAENFEVTVREIKSITGDTRVEVRASTDVNVQRIIELIKSKYPDAAISQTQFGPSLSRTAQEQSLKAVSLAFLGMAVVVFLFFRVPVPSLTVIFSALSDMTIALALMSIFGLELTQATIAALLMLIGYSVDSNILLTTKLLRRKEDTVEEAYFSAVSTGFTMSTTTLGALASLWAISQAEVIDMIAAVLIFGLLADFMNTWILNAGVLRWYIQRGEKK, from the coding sequence ATGCTCGAAAATACCCTCAAAAAACTCGCAACTGCAGATCCTAAAAAAATGATAACTTACCCATTAATCGTTTTTCTCGTAGCACTTTTAATATTGGTGATCCATTTTCCAACCCTTGGAACAGATCTTAAGGGAGGAGTGGTTATAACTATTCATGGAGGAAATGCAGACGCAAAAGATGTTGAAAGCCTATTAAAAGCGGAAAATTTTGAAGTAACGGTTAGAGAAATTAAGAGTATTACTGGGGATACAAGAGTGGAAGTGAGGGCATCTACCGATGTTAACGTACAAAGAATAATCGAACTCATAAAGTCAAAATATCCCGATGCAGCAATCTCACAAACCCAATTTGGACCTAGTTTATCAAGAACGGCTCAAGAACAAAGTTTGAAAGCAGTTTCTCTAGCCTTTCTAGGGATGGCTGTTGTTGTGTTTTTGTTCTTTAGGGTTCCAGTCCCATCGTTGACTGTCATATTCTCGGCCCTTTCAGACATGACAATAGCCCTTGCCTTAATGAGCATCTTTGGTTTGGAGCTAACTCAAGCAACAATCGCTGCTCTATTAATGCTTATAGGTTATTCCGTTGACAGCAACATACTCCTCACTACCAAGCTTTTGAGGAGGAAGGAAGACACCGTTGAGGAGGCTTATTTTTCAGCTGTCTCTACGGGCTTTACTATGAGCACAACCACGTTGGGAGCTTTAGCTTCACTATGGGCAATCTCCCAAGCAGAAGTCATAGATATGATAGCCGCTGTACTGATTTTTGGATTGTTGGCTGATTTCATGAACACATGGATACTCAATGCTGGAGTGCTAAGATGGTACATACAAAGGGGTGAGAAAAAATGA
- a CDS encoding preprotein translocase subunit SecD translates to MNLKKLLLNGRVLLLILVIVGSILTIIAQGITYGLDISGGVEITVQLEKPVDQSTMEEVRISLENRLNTLGVKDITLEPWGDQIIKIRVANVTEEEANSIIDTINRQGVFYAEFNGVIFATGADIKRVDQVSYEPREGAWIVPFSISKEAAEKFAQLALGKVGYPVDIFLDPPVNSTLIVSQEIYTLMNSNEFQFVPDAKPLPQRLKEAFNIDVVPYTNQSVEEIAKLAQGKEKVILVGVNGELESTLKNLGIKVEKREPRAGEAADEFIRRILGLYGPYRLQEGLTTGEPHTELAISIGGSKEDIAAMRQAQVVSVVLRSGSLPVKVFVEGVNYIPPTLGEQFRKQVVQAGIVALLVVGLIVYLHYRKARIAIPVVLTSLSEVIAILGVAALIRWNLDLPSIAGIIAAIGTGVDQQIVITDELLGGRKKEKITKRSGVLKRMGRAFFVIWASATTTIVAMSFLFKFFVGGLRGFAFTTILGVLIGILITRPAYAEIAKVLLSEER, encoded by the coding sequence ATGAATCTAAAGAAGCTCCTCTTGAACGGCAGGGTTCTTTTGCTCATACTTGTTATCGTGGGCTCGATCTTAACAATAATTGCTCAGGGGATAACCTATGGTTTGGACATAAGTGGAGGTGTTGAAATAACTGTACAGCTTGAAAAACCTGTTGACCAGTCAACTATGGAAGAGGTTAGAATTTCCCTTGAGAATAGATTGAACACTCTTGGAGTTAAAGATATCACGTTAGAGCCATGGGGAGATCAAATAATAAAAATAAGAGTTGCTAATGTCACGGAAGAGGAAGCAAACAGCATTATAGACACCATAAATCGTCAGGGTGTTTTCTACGCTGAATTCAATGGTGTCATATTTGCAACTGGGGCTGACATAAAGAGGGTTGATCAGGTAAGCTACGAGCCCAGAGAGGGAGCTTGGATTGTTCCGTTTTCAATATCTAAAGAAGCCGCGGAAAAGTTTGCACAGTTAGCACTGGGAAAAGTGGGCTATCCCGTAGACATCTTTCTCGACCCGCCGGTAAATTCAACTTTGATAGTTTCACAAGAGATATACACACTAATGAACTCAAATGAATTTCAGTTTGTGCCTGATGCCAAACCTTTACCACAAAGGCTTAAAGAGGCGTTCAACATTGATGTAGTCCCTTACACAAATCAAAGCGTTGAGGAAATAGCCAAGCTTGCCCAAGGGAAAGAAAAGGTTATCCTCGTGGGCGTTAATGGAGAGCTAGAATCAACCTTGAAGAACTTGGGAATAAAAGTTGAAAAGAGAGAACCAAGGGCTGGAGAGGCGGCAGATGAATTTATTAGGAGAATATTAGGTCTTTATGGGCCATATAGACTTCAAGAAGGACTCACTACTGGAGAACCCCACACTGAATTGGCAATTTCAATTGGGGGGTCCAAAGAGGACATTGCAGCAATGAGACAGGCTCAGGTCGTTTCAGTGGTGTTAAGGAGTGGATCACTTCCAGTAAAAGTTTTTGTAGAAGGAGTTAACTACATCCCCCCAACCTTGGGAGAGCAGTTTAGAAAACAAGTAGTACAAGCTGGGATAGTGGCTTTGCTAGTGGTTGGATTAATAGTCTATCTCCACTACAGAAAGGCAAGAATAGCTATTCCAGTAGTGCTTACAAGTTTAAGTGAGGTTATTGCAATTTTGGGAGTTGCTGCACTGATAAGATGGAATCTCGATTTGCCAAGTATAGCTGGTATAATAGCGGCTATAGGTACTGGAGTTGATCAGCAAATAGTCATAACAGACGAGCTTTTGGGCGGAAGAAAGAAAGAAAAAATCACAAAGAGAAGTGGAGTGCTGAAGAGAATGGGAAGGGCGTTCTTCGTTATCTGGGCATCAGCAACCACCACAATAGTTGCAATGAGCTTTCTATTCAAGTTCTTCGTAGGAGGTTTGAGGGGCTTTGCCTTCACCACAATACTTGGAGTGCTCATTGGAATATTGATAACAAGGCCAGCATATGCTGAAATAGCAAAAGTGCTCCTCAGTGAAGAGAGGTGA
- a CDS encoding potassium channel family protein has protein sequence MFIVIMGAGRVGYLVAKMLENEGHDVTIIDIDKERAKELSFLINGLVIEGDATDHKTLEEANVKQADAFAALTGRDDANILACILAKHLNPEIKTVLRISKPKNKEVFERVEDLKKYFDVVISPEEIAANYIFRSLTTPGFDRVLFPREGAEIVKFRLDDESEISEKSVKDLNLPRDSLIVAIYDEKGNLTIPSGDTKLPKKGEVVVFAKNSVLNEIKKIFEQKKSDGEQT, from the coding sequence ATGTTTATTGTGATAATGGGGGCCGGAAGGGTTGGATACCTTGTAGCTAAGATGCTGGAAAATGAGGGGCATGATGTTACAATAATTGACATAGACAAGGAGAGAGCCAAAGAGCTCTCCTTCCTTATTAATGGTCTTGTGATTGAGGGAGATGCTACGGACCATAAGACCTTAGAAGAGGCTAATGTGAAGCAGGCAGATGCTTTTGCAGCATTAACTGGGAGAGATGACGCAAACATATTAGCGTGCATTCTCGCAAAGCACCTAAATCCTGAGATAAAGACCGTTCTCAGGATAAGTAAACCGAAAAATAAGGAAGTCTTTGAAAGGGTTGAGGATCTAAAAAAATACTTTGATGTAGTTATAAGCCCGGAGGAAATAGCAGCTAACTACATCTTCAGGAGTTTGACAACTCCAGGGTTTGATAGGGTTTTGTTCCCTAGGGAAGGAGCAGAAATCGTTAAGTTCCGTTTGGATGATGAGAGTGAAATTTCAGAAAAGTCAGTAAAAGACCTCAACTTGCCAAGGGACTCCCTTATAGTGGCAATATATGATGAAAAGGGGAACTTAACAATCCCCTCAGGGGATACGAAACTTCCTAAAAAGGGCGAAGTGGTTGTTTTTGCCAAAAATTCAGTTCTAAACGAAATCAAAAAAATTTTTGAACAGAAGAAAAGCGATGGAGAACAGACTTGA
- a CDS encoding V-type ATP synthase subunit H: METIIKEIVDAEKKAEERIEKAKEEAKVIINRAKEDAKKIEEEILKEAQEKANSLIEAKRSEGEQEAKKISEEGEKELEEIRIKATQNFEQAIEEAIKLIRGR, translated from the coding sequence ATGGAGACAATCATTAAAGAAATTGTGGATGCCGAGAAAAAAGCCGAAGAAAGAATTGAAAAGGCAAAAGAAGAGGCAAAGGTAATAATAAACCGTGCAAAAGAAGATGCTAAAAAAATTGAAGAGGAAATTCTAAAAGAAGCCCAAGAAAAGGCGAACTCCCTTATAGAAGCAAAAAGATCAGAAGGAGAGCAGGAAGCAAAAAAGATTTCTGAAGAGGGTGAAAAAGAACTTGAGGAGATAAGGATTAAGGCCACACAAAACTTTGAACAAGCAATTGAAGAGGCAATAAAGCTCATTAGAGGTAGATGA
- a CDS encoding V-type ATP synthase subunit I has translation MFKPEEMAKIEVLSLNRYKDYILTYLHEQGVLEIREIDVDLAQKDAPNEFYRKAASYSISLSRLIDFLKSYKEQETGGIKGFIFPELKPKKKYKYRGIENLIKEIESFLENAEPEIKSVEGKITSLNTEIERLKTEIEILELLSALDIEVEYLKPTKSVEIVVGFVEKDKFLPLIEELKKALNDRLAYVSRDLKGKVLVVIALLKKDYDKANPILAKYSFERIEVPEVKGKPRDAIKALQKEIASLNKELEVAEKEARVLAEKYHDELVFYQELMENEREKANMLSNLVRTNMTFALTGWLPRKEVPKILEGLNKISRGKIYVNVRSPTPEELDEIPVKLKNPKFIEPFEMLTEMFGVPKYNELDPTPILAFTYSFFFGFMLTDFMYGLIIAVVATLLTMGHKKLNDGVYKFSNILLWSAFFTIVMGILFGSYFGDAFQRAGINVPALLDPMRGALVVLGLALAIGLLHLFIGYTLGFIVKIKNKETANAVLEQLPWMLIILGVIFLAFSMAGFTSIVLGEAFLLPGIVLFVIAEIRSDLPILMRLLMTISDFFGFIGNWLSYARLMALALATAGIAMVVNIIVAMIWGIKIGPVPLGIAVGLVVFIGGHIFSTAINALGAFVHALRLHYVEFFGTFYSGEGKRFEPFKAKREVSELELEI, from the coding sequence ATGTTCAAACCGGAAGAGATGGCCAAAATAGAGGTGTTGAGCCTAAACAGATATAAGGATTATATCTTGACTTATCTCCACGAGCAGGGAGTTCTAGAGATTCGAGAAATTGATGTGGATCTTGCCCAGAAAGACGCCCCGAATGAGTTCTATAGAAAGGCTGCATCTTACAGCATTAGCCTTTCTCGTCTTATAGATTTCTTGAAATCCTACAAAGAACAGGAAACAGGTGGCATTAAAGGATTCATTTTTCCAGAATTAAAACCAAAGAAAAAATACAAATACAGGGGAATTGAGAACCTAATAAAAGAAATCGAAAGCTTTCTTGAAAATGCTGAGCCAGAAATAAAAAGCGTTGAAGGCAAGATAACTTCTTTGAATACTGAAATAGAAAGATTAAAAACTGAAATAGAAATCTTGGAACTACTTTCAGCATTGGACATTGAGGTGGAATACCTCAAACCTACAAAAAGTGTGGAAATAGTTGTGGGTTTTGTTGAAAAAGACAAGTTTTTGCCCCTGATTGAAGAACTAAAAAAAGCCCTCAATGATAGATTAGCGTATGTTTCGAGGGATTTGAAGGGAAAGGTTCTTGTTGTCATTGCCCTGTTGAAAAAGGACTACGACAAAGCTAATCCCATTCTTGCAAAATATTCCTTTGAAAGAATTGAAGTCCCTGAAGTGAAAGGAAAGCCAAGAGATGCTATAAAAGCTCTTCAAAAAGAAATAGCAAGTCTCAACAAGGAACTAGAAGTAGCAGAAAAAGAGGCAAGAGTTCTCGCCGAAAAGTATCACGATGAGCTGGTCTTCTATCAAGAACTCATGGAGAATGAAAGGGAAAAAGCGAACATGCTCAGCAATTTGGTGAGAACGAACATGACTTTTGCCCTTACTGGATGGCTACCGAGAAAAGAGGTTCCCAAAATCCTAGAGGGACTTAACAAGATATCCCGCGGCAAAATCTATGTAAATGTAAGATCACCAACACCGGAGGAACTCGATGAAATACCTGTAAAGCTAAAGAATCCCAAATTCATTGAACCTTTTGAAATGCTGACTGAAATGTTTGGTGTTCCAAAATACAACGAACTGGATCCTACTCCCATATTGGCGTTCACGTATTCGTTTTTCTTTGGTTTCATGTTGACGGACTTTATGTACGGGCTGATAATAGCAGTAGTGGCTACATTGCTTACAATGGGACACAAAAAGCTCAATGACGGTGTTTATAAGTTCTCAAACATCCTCTTGTGGAGTGCATTTTTCACCATTGTAATGGGAATCCTCTTTGGCAGTTATTTTGGAGATGCTTTTCAGAGAGCAGGTATCAATGTACCGGCACTTTTAGACCCAATGAGGGGAGCTTTAGTGGTCTTGGGACTAGCGTTGGCAATTGGATTGCTTCATCTCTTTATTGGCTATACACTGGGGTTCATAGTTAAGATAAAGAACAAAGAAACGGCCAATGCAGTATTAGAACAACTTCCGTGGATGCTCATAATTTTGGGAGTAATTTTCCTTGCATTCTCAATGGCAGGATTCACGAGTATTGTACTAGGAGAGGCCTTTTTACTGCCAGGCATTGTCCTCTTTGTAATCGCTGAGATCAGAAGTGACTTGCCAATACTGATGAGACTATTGATGACAATCTCAGACTTCTTCGGCTTCATTGGCAACTGGCTGAGCTACGCTAGGTTAATGGCATTAGCATTGGCAACAGCAGGAATAGCGATGGTAGTAAACATAATCGTGGCAATGATCTGGGGTATTAAAATAGGCCCAGTGCCTCTGGGCATAGCAGTTGGTTTAGTGGTATTTATTGGAGGACATATCTTTTCAACGGCAATAAACGCTCTCGGAGCATTTGTTCACGCTTTACGTTTGCATTATGTTGAATTTTTTGGAACGTTTTACTCAGGTGAAGGTAAGAGATTTGAGCCCTTTAAAGCTAAAAGAGAAGTATCTGAGCTTGAATTAGAGATTTAG
- a CDS encoding V-type ATP synthase subunit K (produces ATP from ADP in the presence of a proton gradient across the membrane; the K subunit is a nonenzymatic component which binds the dimeric form by interacting with the G and E subunits) codes for MEPIVYVALGAALAAGIAGAASSFGVGIAGAAAAGAVAEDEKNFRNALVLQGLPMTQSIYGLITLFLIALVSGILGGGFKFAETTTENLIKAAILLGAGLTVGLTGLSAIPQGIIASAGIGAVSKNPKTFTQAIIFAAMAETMAIFGLVGALILIITGVGF; via the coding sequence ATGGAGCCAATAGTTTACGTTGCATTGGGTGCCGCACTTGCGGCAGGTATAGCTGGAGCAGCCTCTTCATTTGGTGTTGGAATTGCTGGAGCTGCGGCAGCAGGAGCAGTTGCAGAGGATGAGAAGAACTTTAGAAATGCACTGGTATTACAAGGTCTCCCAATGACTCAGAGTATTTATGGGTTAATAACCCTGTTCCTAATTGCTCTCGTGTCAGGTATACTTGGAGGAGGATTTAAGTTCGCCGAAACTACCACAGAAAACCTCATTAAAGCAGCCATTCTTTTGGGAGCAGGTTTAACCGTTGGACTAACCGGTCTCTCAGCAATTCCCCAGGGTATAATAGCTTCAGCTGGAATTGGAGCAGTTTCAAAGAACCCCAAGACATTCACCCAAGCGATTATATTTGCCGCTATGGCCGAGACAATGGCAATCTTTGGTCTCGTTGGGGCTTTGATCCTCATAATTACGGGAGTTGGCTTCTGA
- a CDS encoding V-type ATP synthase subunit E, with the protein MEGAKLIIEEINREAELKIKYILEEAEKKAEELRKEAEKRAKAKAEWIIRKAQTQAELEKQRIIANAKLEVRRKKLALQEELINEVLKALKERLTSISEEEYLEVLKELIIQGIEELGEGKVIVASNKETLALLEKHLEDIKKEAKERLGKDVEIDIGTPIETIGGVVIYNSDRSIRIDNTFEARMERFQSDLRSIIAKTLFR; encoded by the coding sequence ATGGAAGGAGCAAAGCTAATTATCGAAGAGATCAACAGGGAGGCAGAGCTGAAAATAAAGTACATCCTAGAAGAGGCAGAAAAAAAGGCAGAAGAACTTAGAAAGGAGGCTGAAAAAAGAGCAAAAGCAAAAGCTGAGTGGATAATTAGAAAGGCCCAAACACAGGCAGAACTTGAGAAGCAGAGAATAATCGCTAATGCAAAGCTTGAAGTTAGAAGGAAGAAGCTTGCACTTCAAGAGGAGTTAATTAATGAGGTTTTGAAAGCATTAAAGGAAAGGCTAACCTCAATATCGGAAGAAGAATACCTTGAAGTCCTCAAAGAGTTAATTATTCAGGGAATCGAAGAACTGGGAGAAGGGAAGGTGATAGTAGCTTCAAATAAAGAGACTCTCGCTCTATTGGAAAAACACTTGGAAGACATTAAGAAGGAGGCAAAAGAGAGACTCGGAAAGGACGTTGAAATAGACATAGGAACACCAATAGAGACCATCGGGGGAGTTGTAATATACAACTCCGATAGGAGCATAAGAATAGACAACACATTTGAGGCAAGAATGGAGAGATTTCAAAGTGATCTTCGTTCTATAATAGCAAA